The following DNA comes from Ferrimicrobium sp..
GTCAGACCGGGCAGGCGGTCTATAACGCTATCGTCTGGCAGTGTCGACGTACAGCCGGAATGTGTGATCGACTACGGGAGGCGGGCCACACCGACATGGTGCGAGCCAAGACAGGGTTGGTCATCGATGCCTACTTCTCGGGGACGAAGGTGGCGTGGATTCTCGACAACGTTCCTGGTGCTCGCGAACTCGCCGAGAAGGGCGATCTCGTCTTTGGAACTATCGACTCCTGGCTGATCAACAAGCTCACTCATCAAAAGCTCCATGTCACCGACTACTCCAATGCCTCGCGGACCATGATTTACAACATCGGTGAGCTCGATTGGGATGATGAGTTGTTGGGGCTGTTGGGGATCCCACGCTCCATGTGCCCGACCGTTGTGGACTCCTCCGGGGTCGTCGGCGAGGTCGATGAGAGTTGGTTGGGACGCAAGATCCCGATTGCGGGGATCGCTGGTGATCAGCAAGCCGCATTGTTTGGGCAGGGATGCTACACGCCAGGGACCGCGAAGAACACCTACGGAACCGGTTCCTTCCTCCTGATGAACACGGGCGAGGTCCCCGTCTCCTCGGAGAATGGACTGGTCACGACGCTGGCTTGGGGTATTGACCACAAGGTGACCTACGCACTTGAGGGCTCGATCTTTATCACGGGAGCTGTTGTCCAATGGCTTCGTGATGAACTGGGGTTGATCAAGACCGCCGAGGAGACAGAGGCGCTCGCGCTCTCCGTACCCGACACCGGTGGGGTGTACCTCGTGCCAGCCTTCGTGGGTCTTGGGGCTCCATGGTGGGATAGTTATGCACGCGGAACAATCGTTGGACTGACAAGGGGGTCGAATCGCGCGCATATCGCAAGAGCCGCGCTGGAGTCGATCGCCTACCAGTCGCGTGATGTCCTAGAGGCGATGCGAAGCGACAGCAAGCAGGCGGTCGATGTCCTGCGAGTGGATGGGGGAGCGATCAACAATAGCTTCCTTGCCCAGTTCCAGGCCGACATTCTCGGTGTGCGTGTCGAGCGACCAAAGGTGACCGAGACGACGGCGATGGGTGCGGCCTTTTTGGCGGGGCTCGCGGTCGGTGTATGGGATGGCTTTGAGCCCTTGACCCAGGTATGGCAACGCGATGCGCTGTTCTACCCGTCGATGGTCGCCTCGCGTCGCGATGAGCTCGTCGCCGGCTGGGTCCGTGCAGTCGAGCGGTCCAAGAGTTGGATCGAGCAGTGAAGGGCGCGAGATGAAAAAGATCATTGATGCGGTTGAGACGATTGTTGACCAGGCACTCGATGGGATGGTGGTGGCCTACCCTGAGTACCTCGTGCGGGTGCCAGACACCTCGGTGCTTGCCCGTAAGGTCCCAAAGGTGACGGGCAAGGTCGGCCTCGTCTCAGGAGGTGGTTCGGGTCATGAGCCCGCCCACGGTGGTTACGTCGGCTATGGCATGCTTGACGCGGCAGTGGCGGGGGAGGTCTTTACTTCCCCCACTCCTGACCAGGTCTATGCAGGTATCAAGGCCGCTGACCATGGCGCTGGTGTCCTCCTCGTGGTGAAGAACTACACCGGTGATGTGATGAACTTCGATATCGCTCGCGAGCTCGCCGATGCGGACGCTATTGCGACAGAGGTCGTGTTGGTCAACGACGATGTAGCGGTGCAGGATTCCCTCTACACCACCGGGCGTCGCGGGATCGCGGGGACGGTTTTGGTTCACAAGATTGCTGGTGCAGCTGCTGAGGAGGGTGCGGACCTGGCAACAGTGAAGGCCATAGGTGAAGAGGTGGTCGCCAACGTCGCCTCGATGGGTTTTGCGCTGACCTCGTGTACGGTCCCAGCGAACGGCAAACCGACTTTTGAACTTGGAGAAAACGAGATCGAGATGGGTGTCGGGATCCATGGCGAGCCAGGTATCGAGCGCATGCCAATGATGGGTGCCGGGGAGCTCACCGCCTTTCTCTATAGTCGCCTTGTGGAGGAGCTCGGGCTGGACGCCGGTGAGCGCGTCGCTGCTCTGGTCAACTCCATGGGGGCCACTCCCGGTATCGAGCTGGCCATCATGGCTGGGCATCTCGCGAAGCTCGCAGAAGGATCCCAACTCTCCCTCGAGAGGGTCCTAATGGGGGAGTTCATGACCTCATTGGAGATGGCGGGAGCCTCGCTGACGCTGCTGCGTCTCGACGATACACGGGCGAGAAGGTTGGGAGCGGCCTGTGATACCCCAGCACTGAGAGTCGTGAAGCACTAGTATGCCCTCTATGCAGCAGGAGGACTTTCGTGAGCTCTGGCAGCGCTTTGGTGAACTGATCCATGCCAACAGAGCGCTGCTCAATGAGCTCGATGCGGCTATCGGTGATGCTGACCATGGCTCCAATATGGATCGTGGGTTAGCCAAGGCTGTCGAGGTACTCAACGCTGCCCCCGAGGGTAGTCTCCGCGCTGATGCGAAGGCCATTGGCATGACACTCATGAGCACGGTCGGAGGGGCATCAGGGGCGCTTTGGGGGTCGGGGATGTTGAAGTTTGCTGCGGCGTTGCCTGATGCCCCTGAGGTTAGCTGGGCCGATTTTGTAGGTGCCATTGGTGCCTTTGTTGAGGCACTCGCACAACGAGGGAAGGCGGTCGTGGGGGACAAAACCATGATGGACGTATTTCTTCCCGCCCTCGCTGAACTCCAGGCCAAGGGATCCGATGGAGAACCGGTGAGCTCTTTGGTGGTGGCGCTGGCGCACCAGGCTAGAGCGTGGTCGGATGCTACCTTGGACGTAGTGGCCAAACGTGGCCGTGCGGCCTATCTTGGCGAGCGCAGCGTCGGTCACATCGACCCAGGTTCCGTTTCAGCCGCCCTCTGGTTTGAGGCACTCGCTCGGGTCATGGGGCCACAATGACGATGTCCACCGGGCTGATCATCGTCTCTCACTCCAAGCGCCTTGCCCTCGGCGTGGTCGACTTGGTCCGGGCATTGGCCGGCGATGAACTGGCGATGGTTGCTGTTGGAGGTGAGGAGGCACCCGAGTCCGAGGGGCTCGGGGTAAACGCAGCGATGGTCTTGGCGGGACTCTCGGAGCTAGACGGTGTTGATGCGATTGGCATGATCGGCGACGTTGGCTCCTCCTTCCTGGCGACAAGCGCTGCGATTGAGCTGGAGCGGCTCGAGGAGCGGGTGCACATGATTGACTGTCCGATGGTCGAAGGTGCCATCGCGTGTGCGATGACCCTATCGATGGGCGGTTCCCTTGACGAGGGTATCGCGGCGGCGGAGCACGCCTGGGAGGTTCGCAAGGTTGGATCCTGAGGGCACAGCGCCGGCCGAGGCCCAGGGCGGTCGCGCGGCTCGCCCCGACGAGCGTGTGTGGGAGGGCTTTGGGATCGGAAGCCATACCGTGGTAGGACGGGTGCGGCACCGCTGGGGGTCAGCCGCGCTACCCGATGCTCATGAGGTGAGGGGAAGTACCCAAGATGAAGTTCGTGGCCGTAGGGCCGGTGAGCAGGGCTACGAATTTACCAGTAGCGAGGAGCTTCGCCATTACCTTGAGGCGGAACTGACCAAGGCGGCAGGGGAGCTCGAAAGTTTGGCCGAGGACGCACCTCCCCAAGTCGGTGAGATCCTGGAGGCCCAGGCCATGATGGCCCAAGATCCGACACTCGTCGATCGCTTGTTGGTGCCGTTGTTGCCAGCAGAGCAGGCTGATTCGGCTAGCGACGTGGCCCCAATCTCCATTGATCGGCGAGCATTGCAGACTGCCTTCGAGGCGGTTGCCGCTGAACTACGCGCCGTAGGTGGATACATCGGCGAACGGGCTGACGATATCACCGAGATCGGTACTCGGGTTGGCGATCAGCTCTTTGGGGAAGCTAGTGGTAATCGCTCCTCGCCAATCGATGCCGATAGCATCTTGGTCCTTGAGCAACTGAGTGCAGCTGAGGCGGCGAAACTCGACCCAACGGCGCTACGAGGTGTGATCGTGGCAACCGGAGGGCCCACGGGGCACGCAGCGCTCATCCTTCGCTCTCTCGGTATTGTGGCCGTCGTCGGTTGCCGAGGAGCATCCGAACTCCCCCAGGGTTCTATGGCCCTCCTCAACCCCCTCACTGGCCAGGTCTCGATGACCAGTGGGACCTCCGGGCATCTTGGGCGCGTAACCGACTCGTTAGCGCCTCGGCGTGATCGGCGACGAAGTCACCGTTCGGTGCTGGCGACAGGTGCGGTGCACCTTCTCGCTAATGTTGGTTCACCAGGAGACGCACTTGAGGCTCGCAAACAGGGGGCGGACGGCATCGGTTTGGTACGTACCGAGTTTTTGTTTGAGGGGCAGGCGCAGGAGCCAAGCGTTGACCAGCAGATCGATGTCTATCGATCCATTCTGGATCCATTTGTTCACTCGACGAGGCCCGTCATCTTCCGCACGCTTGATGTAGGTTCTGATAAACCTTTACCATTTATCACCCTTCCCCAGGAGGACAACCCCGCGCTTGGGGTGCGTGGTTTCCGTCTCGTCACCCAGGTTCCGGGAGTGCTCGAACGACAAATGGAGGCTCTAGCACGGGCAGAGGCGATGGTGCCCGGCGTCGAGATGCGGGTGATGGCGCCTATGGTGAGCGCGCTGAGTGAGGTACGCTCCTTTGTCGGGATGGCGCGCTCCGCCGGCTTGGGCTCTGTGGGGGTCATGATCGAAGTCCCGGCGCTCGCTTTGGGTTTTGCCCGGGTCGCGCCGTTGGTGGATTTCGCCTCTATCGGGACCAATGACTTGCTCCAATATCTGATGGGGGCCGATCGCAATGGACCCGCACTCGGCGCGCTCCTCGATCCCTGGAATCCGGTTGCGCTTGGTCTCGTCGAGTCGGTGGCGCGTGCAGGGACGCGGGCGCAGGTCGGTATCTCGGTGTGTGGTGAGGCGGCGAGTGATCCGTTACTCGCCATCGTCTTGGTCGGTCTTGGTGTCTCGAGCCTTTCGATGACGCCGGTGGCGCTGGCTGGGGTGCGAGCGGTGTTGGATGGCCTCTCGATGACCAGGGCACGGGCGCTTGCCCGCCTGGCGCTCTCCCAGGAGGACGCCAGTATGGCTCGAAGCATCATCGTCGGGGCCCAATAGGGCATGCTCCGAACCCCGAGAGGGGTCAGGAGGCCCGGGGCCGCATGGACGACCAGAAGAAGACCCCCATCTCCGATCATTGATCTGCGACACGGTCGAGGTCGAACCACGTATCTGCCGGAACTGCTTGCCGAGCGGGATGCGAACGCGGCCTGGGTCACTTCGCGTGCGTCAAGAGCTACGCACACGGGTAGAACGTGCACACCGTCGGATATCCGTAGTATAGTTGCATAGTACAAGCGATCGGAGTTCGAGGTGGTGGGAGCGGTGAAACTTCGTCACTTCTCACCAGTCAACGTTGACCAGAAGGTGTGGCCACGATGGTCTCTACTCCTAGTCGGAGATAGTCGGAGGTGAGGGTATGCGAGAGAAGGAGGATGGCGATGATGTCGGCGGAGCTTGGTCCTAGCATACGGCCACCGCTGAACCAGACAGGGCGGCCAACGGCCGTAGCGGTGCAAGGTCTGGTCAAGCGCTATGGGTCATTGGAAGCGGTGCGTGGTATTGATTTCGAGGTGGCCGGGGGAGAGATCTTTGGATTCCTCGGCCCCAATGGCGCCGGCAAGTCGACTACCATCAAGATTCTCTGTACGCTTGCTCAACCGACTGAGGGTACCGCGCAGGTGGCAGGACACGATGTGGTGCGAGCGAGGGAATTGGTCCGACGCAACATCGGACTGGTCTTTCAGGATACGACGCTTGATACCTATTTGACCGCTGAGCAGAACCTGCGCTTTCATGCGGAGCTCTATGCAGTGCCCAAGCAGTTTGTCGAGTCACGCCTGCAACAGGTGCTCGAGATGGTTGGACTCTGGGAGCGTCGTGGGAGCCTCGTGAGCACGTACTCAGGAGGCATGCAGCGTCGCCTCGAGATCGCTCGCGGTCTGCTACACGCGCCCAAGGTCCTCTTTCTTGATGAACCGACCGTCGGCCTGGATCCCCAGACGCGTTCTTCGATCTGGGAGTACATCATGGAGCTCAAGCAGCGAGAGGACATCACCATCTTCTTGACGACGCACTATATGGATGAAGCAGAGAACTGTGATCGGATTGCGATCATCGACCACGGCCAAATCCAGGCGATCGATACGCCCGAGAACCTGAAGGCCAGTGTTGGCAAGGACCGAGTGCAGATTGCAACGACCGATGATGTGGCTGCAATCGCCGCACTCGCATCGCAATTTGGAGTTGCTGCAGGGATGCATGATGGATTGGTTACCTTTGCGGTCGCCGCTGGTGAGGAGTTCGTTCCTCGACTCTTTAGTGAGCTCGGCGTCGGGATTCGTTCGGTCAGCGTCGCGCGTCCCTCTCTTGACGATGTCTTCATGTCCTATACCGGTCGGACCATCAGGGATACAGAGGCGACAAGCAGCGATTCGATGCGGGCGTTTCGACAGCGTTTTCGAGGGAGGTAGCGATGCAAACTTCAACGGTGACAGCCCGCGAGGCTGCGGCGATTCGTGTCGCAGTCCCAGCGGGTGGACTCAGTCAAGATCTTCGAGCAGTCAGTATCGTATGGCGCCGCGAGTTGATTCGCTTCTGGAGGGACAAACTCCGGATGGTGACCTCGTTGATCCAGCCGATCCTCTTCCTTTTTGTACTGGGTACGGGACTCTCTGCCCTTGCCAAGCACGGGATGCCTCCTGGAGTCAATCTTCGCACTTTTCTCTATCCAGGGGTTTTGGCGATGTCTGCCCTCTTTACCGCCCTCTTCTCGGCTGGCTCTATCGTGTGGGATCGAGAGTTTGGCTTCCTCCGGGAAATGCTGGTCGCACCGGTGAGCCGTGGTGCGATCGTATTCGGCAAGTGCCTTGGCGGGACCACGGTAGCGACGCTCCAGGGACTCATCATTTTGATCCTCGCGGGATTCGCAGGGGTGCCCTATCGTCCGACGCTCCTACTGGCACTGATTGGAGAGCTACTGCTGCTCTCCTTTACCCTCACCGCCTTTGGCGTGATGATGGCGGCACGGATCCAGCAGTTCCAAGCCTTTATGGCGGTGACGCAGATGTTAGTGATGCCGCTGTTCTTCCTCTCCGGTGCGCTCTATCCGCTCGGCGGTCTACCGACATGGCTGACGGTGTTGACCAGGATCGATCCGCTGACCTATATCGTAGGCCCGATGCGCAGTGTCGTTTTTAACTCGCTCAGTATGAGCCAAGCGGCACGCCACTTCCTGAGTCCAGGTGTCACCTGGGATGGATGGTTGGTACCGGTTGGGCTCTCGCTGGCGATTGTGGCTGTGATGGGGGTGGCGATGGCACTCATCGGGGTCGTTGAGTTTCGAAAAAATGATTAACCACGTGGGCTGGGATCGTTGCTCTTTGCGAGGATGTCACGGGTGTGGGTGAGGAGCTCTAAGACGTAGCCAAAGAAGAGCAAGATCCCTGCGACAACCGCCGTCGCGAAGATCTCGCCGCCTAGCGTCAGTATGACGACCCAGGGCGAGGGACGGAGGATCGCGCTTGCCGTGGCGAACAGACTGATGCTGACGATGATGACGAGGACGCCGAGGATGCCGATCGGTATGGTTGCGTATTTGAAGAACTCCGCGAGGTCGAGTGGGCCAATGCGGTCGAACAAGGTTGGAGACGGGTCTGATACGCTTGGAGTAGGTGTCGTTGCTACGCCCGCTCGACGCTTGTCATACTCTCGCGGTGTCTGATCGCGGAAGACACCGAGGAGAAGGTCTTTGGCCTGTACCTGGCGATCTGAGCGATCTTCAATGTCAATCTCCAGGTAGATCTCGGCGGCATCTTCACCGACCGGTAGGACCGTGATACGGTACGGGAGTTGGGCGGAGGAGAGTCCGGTCTTGAGGCTACGACCCTCTATTCTGAGTTCCCCACGGTCGACCGCGACCGGATCGGTGTAGGAGTAGGCGACCTCGATGACGGCATCAAAGATGGTGTCAGCGTTATCAGGTGCCGGTATAGTTGTCGAGATGGTCTCCATCTCCATCAGGCTATCACTGTGGATTGAACAAAACGCTACATATCGTAGAGATAAAGCCGTAGAGATAACGTCGTAGAGATAAAGCCCCAGCGATACAACGGTTGAGTACCAGGTTGGCAAGGGGAACACAACAAGGTTGTCGTTGGTCGGTAAACGCACCTGGTTTGCCATCGAGCAGATGAGCGGATGTCGGGTGCCGGCTTGTACGTGCCGATTTCGTGCAGGGGTGCTGATAGCTTGGAACGATGAGGCGCCGGTGGCAGGCTTGGCAGATGAGGTTCGGCGTCGTCGCGTTGTGTTCGACTCTCGCGATCTGGGCACAGCCTCGCCTGCACGATCAGACACTGGCGAGATCAGTAAGGGCCTCCTACCCTGCGGTGGCGTTCGTCGACCGTGGGTATTTGCGACCCTCAACTGAACTGGGATCCTATCAGCAGCTCTGGTATGCGCCACTTCCACTAACGCCAATGGTGTCTGGCAACCAGGTACTACCCTGGGACCCGCAGGGTGACGAGGGGGCTGGTGGTAGTGCCGTCTTTTCCACGACGTTGACCCCTCAGCTGGATGCCCCTCCGATCGCGATCGCATGGATTAACCAGCAGCAGGCGAGCGCGCAGATCTATGCGGGTACGACCCAACCGGGGGGTACATGGCCCTACCAGGCTCCCGTTGCACCATCGCGATACGCGACCCTTTTGGCGGCCTTCGAAGGGGGATTCCAATTCACCCACGGTGGCGGTGGATTTTATCAGGGTGGCCGTTACGGTGCACCGCTGCAAAACGGAGACGCATCCTTGGTGGAGTATGACAATGGCACTATGGCAATCGGTGCATGGGGAACCGAGATAGGTATGACCTCATCAGTCGAGGCCGTCCGCCAGAACCTGACCCTCTTGGTTGATCATGGCCAGGTTACTCCCCAGGCGAGCATCGCTCCACTTGTCAACTGGGGTTATTCACTTGGCAACCTTGTCAACACCTGGCGTAGTGGCATTGGTATCACCGCCAACAACAACCTCGTCTGGGTTGGCGGTCCTGGTCTTTCGCCAGCGGAGTTGGGCGCCGTGCTGGTGCACGCGGGAGCGGTCGAAGGGATGCAGCTCGATATCAACCCCGATTGGGTGAATTTTGCCACCTACACCGACCCTGGTCCAAATGGGATTGTCGGCACCAACCTCCTCTCCGCTATGATTTTCCCTCCCGTGCACTATCTTGGCCCATTCTGGCGAGACTTCGTTGCGGTCTTCTTGCGTAGCTAACGACGAGTTGCAGTCGTCACTTCCCTCGGGCACGCATTGACTGAACTACTGGCAAACCGGAGCTCGGGTGAAGGAGTACCGCAGCGCACGGGCGAGCGCGGAGAGGGCTGGCCGGGGCGCGTGCTGGTTGGTTGATTCGCAATGGTCGGCCCGAGCACCCTCTCGATGTCAGGGTGTTGCGCATGAACCAAAGGTGTCAATAGGTGAGACGTCCCTGATGTGCGACGATGCCAGGCTCGATTGTGCCTGGGAGATCCACCGGGCCCTGTGATGAGGGCGATGGAGTCAGTGGAGGAGCGAGGTGATATCGCCACCCAAGTCCACTCATCTGGAGTGCATGCAGGCTACAGCCCATCTCTGGTTGGGATAAGAAGGTGGTCAGTGTGATTATGGACAGTGAGATTTTGAACAGGGTGATTTTGGACCGTCTGTTCTAGCGTTGATCCCGATCCTACGACCGAGATCGCCGGTGGAT
Coding sequences within:
- the glpK gene encoding glycerol kinase GlpK, giving the protein MTKYLLALDQGTTSSRAILFNDDGLPVAVGQQEFRQIYPQPGWVEHDPEEIWQSEWQAIQSCIKSSGVNVADIAALGITNQRETTVVWNRQTGQAVYNAIVWQCRRTAGMCDRLREAGHTDMVRAKTGLVIDAYFSGTKVAWILDNVPGARELAEKGDLVFGTIDSWLINKLTHQKLHVTDYSNASRTMIYNIGELDWDDELLGLLGIPRSMCPTVVDSSGVVGEVDESWLGRKIPIAGIAGDQQAALFGQGCYTPGTAKNTYGTGSFLLMNTGEVPVSSENGLVTTLAWGIDHKVTYALEGSIFITGAVVQWLRDELGLIKTAEETEALALSVPDTGGVYLVPAFVGLGAPWWDSYARGTIVGLTRGSNRAHIARAALESIAYQSRDVLEAMRSDSKQAVDVLRVDGGAINNSFLAQFQADILGVRVERPKVTETTAMGAAFLAGLAVGVWDGFEPLTQVWQRDALFYPSMVASRRDELVAGWVRAVERSKSWIEQ
- the dhaK gene encoding dihydroxyacetone kinase subunit DhaK, encoding MKKIIDAVETIVDQALDGMVVAYPEYLVRVPDTSVLARKVPKVTGKVGLVSGGGSGHEPAHGGYVGYGMLDAAVAGEVFTSPTPDQVYAGIKAADHGAGVLLVVKNYTGDVMNFDIARELADADAIATEVVLVNDDVAVQDSLYTTGRRGIAGTVLVHKIAGAAAEEGADLATVKAIGEEVVANVASMGFALTSCTVPANGKPTFELGENEIEMGVGIHGEPGIERMPMMGAGELTAFLYSRLVEELGLDAGERVAALVNSMGATPGIELAIMAGHLAKLAEGSQLSLERVLMGEFMTSLEMAGASLTLLRLDDTRARRLGAACDTPALRVVKH
- the dhaL gene encoding dihydroxyacetone kinase subunit DhaL, producing MQQEDFRELWQRFGELIHANRALLNELDAAIGDADHGSNMDRGLAKAVEVLNAAPEGSLRADAKAIGMTLMSTVGGASGALWGSGMLKFAAALPDAPEVSWADFVGAIGAFVEALAQRGKAVVGDKTMMDVFLPALAELQAKGSDGEPVSSLVVALAHQARAWSDATLDVVAKRGRAAYLGERSVGHIDPGSVSAALWFEALARVMGPQ
- a CDS encoding putative PEP-binding protein, with product MDPEGTAPAEAQGGRAARPDERVWEGFGIGSHTVVGRVRHRWGSAALPDAHEVRGSTQDEVRGRRAGEQGYEFTSSEELRHYLEAELTKAAGELESLAEDAPPQVGEILEAQAMMAQDPTLVDRLLVPLLPAEQADSASDVAPISIDRRALQTAFEAVAAELRAVGGYIGERADDITEIGTRVGDQLFGEASGNRSSPIDADSILVLEQLSAAEAAKLDPTALRGVIVATGGPTGHAALILRSLGIVAVVGCRGASELPQGSMALLNPLTGQVSMTSGTSGHLGRVTDSLAPRRDRRRSHRSVLATGAVHLLANVGSPGDALEARKQGADGIGLVRTEFLFEGQAQEPSVDQQIDVYRSILDPFVHSTRPVIFRTLDVGSDKPLPFITLPQEDNPALGVRGFRLVTQVPGVLERQMEALARAEAMVPGVEMRVMAPMVSALSEVRSFVGMARSAGLGSVGVMIEVPALALGFARVAPLVDFASIGTNDLLQYLMGADRNGPALGALLDPWNPVALGLVESVARAGTRAQVGISVCGEAASDPLLAIVLVGLGVSSLSMTPVALAGVRAVLDGLSMTRARALARLALSQEDASMARSIIVGAQ
- a CDS encoding ATP-binding cassette domain-containing protein, coding for MSAELGPSIRPPLNQTGRPTAVAVQGLVKRYGSLEAVRGIDFEVAGGEIFGFLGPNGAGKSTTIKILCTLAQPTEGTAQVAGHDVVRARELVRRNIGLVFQDTTLDTYLTAEQNLRFHAELYAVPKQFVESRLQQVLEMVGLWERRGSLVSTYSGGMQRRLEIARGLLHAPKVLFLDEPTVGLDPQTRSSIWEYIMELKQREDITIFLTTHYMDEAENCDRIAIIDHGQIQAIDTPENLKASVGKDRVQIATTDDVAAIAALASQFGVAAGMHDGLVTFAVAAGEEFVPRLFSELGVGIRSVSVARPSLDDVFMSYTGRTIRDTEATSSDSMRAFRQRFRGR
- a CDS encoding ABC transporter permease, translated to MQTSTVTAREAAAIRVAVPAGGLSQDLRAVSIVWRRELIRFWRDKLRMVTSLIQPILFLFVLGTGLSALAKHGMPPGVNLRTFLYPGVLAMSALFTALFSAGSIVWDREFGFLREMLVAPVSRGAIVFGKCLGGTTVATLQGLIILILAGFAGVPYRPTLLLALIGELLLLSFTLTAFGVMMAARIQQFQAFMAVTQMLVMPLFFLSGALYPLGGLPTWLTVLTRIDPLTYIVGPMRSVVFNSLSMSQAARHFLSPGVTWDGWLVPVGLSLAIVAVMGVAMALIGVVEFRKND